From Bacteroides uniformis:
AGGCAAAGCTGACCAGTACATATCCGTCACGGCGCGTCAGTTGCCGTTCACCTCCTTTACCGAGAGCTGCCAGCAATAAGCCTATCCCTGCTGTGATACCTCCTGCTTTCCAGAAATCGAGCATATCGCTTTCTCTGTAGTAGAAAGACACGCTCGAACAGACCAGAAACATGACTGTTTCCAGCAATAGCAGAATACCGATAATCCGTATGATTGTCTTGAAGTTAATCATTTACCAACGACTCATTCTCTATTAGTTAAAGTATTTTTCGATTTTCTTAATCATCATGTTTAGACAGAATACCACCACATGGTCACCCGGTTGTATCAAGGTATTACCCATAACCACGACGCCTTCCCCCTGACGGATAAGTCCGCCGATGGTGGTTCCTTTCGGGAGGCCGAGGTCTTTTACCGGATGTTTGGTAATCTTTGAGCCGGCCTTAACGGTAAATTCCGCTACATCGGCATTGGCAAAGGTCAGGCATTTCACATTGCTGACGTCCGCATCCAGCATCATCTGATAAATGTGGCTGGCGGCAATCATCTTTTTGTTGATGACAGTGCCGATGTCAAGGCTTTCAGCCATGCCTATGTAGTCTATATTCTCCACTTCTGCTACGGTTTTGCTGACTCCCATGCGTTTGGCGGCAAGGCAGGCTAGAATATTGGTCTCCGAATTGCCGGTCAAGGCAACGAAGGCTTCCGTGTTTTTCAGTCCCTCTTCCACAAGTAAGTCCATATCCCGCCCGTCGCCATTGATAATCATGGTGCGGTCGTCAAGCAACTCGGTCAGACGGTTGCAGCGGTTCAAGTCGTTGTCCACGATTTTCACCTGCATGTAGTCCGGGACGTATTGGGCGGTGCGTACGGCAATTCGGCTTCCACCCATAATCATTACGTTGCGCACATCAGCATAATCTTCCTTGCCAGCTATTTTGCGGATGTAGGGGACGTATTTCCTGATGGTGGTAAAGTATACGATGTCATGTAGCTTGATGGTATCGTCACCGCGGGGAATCAGTGTCTCGCTTCCCCGTTTGATGGCTACCACGTGATAGGGCAGCTCCGGTCCGCCCAGTTTGTGGAGAGGGATGTCCAGTATCTCGGCTTTTTCGCGTATTTTGGTGCCTATCAGTATCAAGGCGCCTCCGCAGAATTCCCACCATTGGCGTACCCAGCTCATGCGGATGGAGGATACGATCTCTTTGGCGGCAAGCATTTCCGGGTAGATGAGTGAATCGACACCCAGCTTCTGGAAAAATTCCTTGTTTTTGGGCAGCAGGTATTCGTAGTTGTCAATGCGGGCTACGGTCTTCTGTGCTCCCAGATTGTTTGCCAGCATGCATGCGGTCATGTTCCGGCTTTCATCAGGGGTGACGGCTATGAACAAGTCGGCTTCTCTCACTCCCACTTCTTTCAAGCCTTTTATGGATGTAGGGGAGGCCGTAGCCGTCATTAAGTCAAAGTTGGAGTTTAGGGTGCTCAACTTTTCTTCGTTGTCGTCCATCAGAATGATGTCCTGCTTCTCGCGGGACAGCAATTTAGCCAAGTGTGTGCCTACTGCGCCGGCACCTGCAATAATTATTTTCACTTTTAATTAGTTGATAGTTGATAATTAATAGTTGACATATGGGGTAGATACTTAAACGGTCAATTTTCAACTATCAATTATCAATTGATTATAGATTCCTTCTTCGTCCATTCCGCAAAGATGATGCAACTCTTGTATGGTGCCGTGCTCTATGAAGGCATCGGGTACACCGATACGTCTGATATGGGGGATATAGTCATTGTCTGCCATGAACTCCAGTATGGCACTGCCCATTCCTCCTTTTTTGACACCGTCTTCTATGGTGACGACATGCTGGAAGTTGAGTCCTACCTCGTGCAGCAAGGCTTCGTCGAGCGGTTTGAGAAAACGCAGGTCGTAATGGGCTATGGAGATCCCTTTGTCTTTCTCTGCGCGCTCTATGGCACGTGCGGCTACGTTGCCTATGGGACCGAGGGTGATGACTGCCAGGTCTTTACCTTCCTTCAGTTTACGCCCTTTACCTACGGGGATTTCTTCCAGCGGACATTTCCAGTCCAGTAATACGCCGCGTCCGCGGGGATAGCGGATGACGAACGGACCTTTGTCTGACAATTGTGCCGTGTACATCAGGCGGCGCAATTCATGTTCGTCCATCGGTGAAGATATGGTCAGGTTGGGAATCGGACGGAAATAGGCCAGGTCGAAAACTCCGTGGTGGGTCGGTCCGTCTTCTCCCACCAGTCCGGCGCGGTCCAGACAAAGTACGACGGGGAGGCGGAGCAGGGCGATGTCATGGATGACATTATCGTATGCCCGCTGCATGAAGGAGGAGTAGATGTTGCAGAAAGGTTGCATTCCTTCTTTTGCCATACCGCCCGAGAAAGTGGCTGCATGTCCTTCGGCAATACCCACATCGAAGGCACGGTCGGGCATGGTGTCCATCAGCTTGTTCATAGAGCAGCCAGTGGGCATGGCGGGGGTTACTCCGACGATTCTCGGATTTTCCTTTGCCAGTTCTACCAGTGTTTCCCCAAACACGTCCTGGTAAAGCGGAGGCAGGTTGCTGGTATCTGCCTTGAGGCGTTTTCCGGTTTTCGGATCGAACTTGCCCGGTGCATGCCAGATATCGGGATTCTTCTCGGCAGGTTCGAATCCTTTTCCTTTTACAGTGTGCAGATGCAGTATTTTCGGTCCCTGCATATCTTTGATGTCCCGCAGGACACGGGCTATGTTTTTCACATCGTGTCCATTGATAGGACCGAAGTAGCGGATGTTCATCCCTTCAAAGATATTCTGCTGCTGGGCGGCCATTGATTTCAGACTGTTGGCAAAGCGAATCAGCGCTTTGCGGCGGTCCTCGTTCAAAAGTCCCATTTTGAATAGCAGTCTGGAAGTTTTGAAGCGCAGCTGGTTATAGCGGTTGCTGGTAGTTAGGTTGAAAAGATACTGCTTCATGCCACCTACACTTCTGTCTATCGACATATCATTGTCGTTGAGAATGATAAGAAGGTTGTTTGGGGTGGACGAAGCGTTGTTCAGTCCTTCAAAAGCTAAGCCGCCGCTCATGCTTCCGTCGCCGATGATGGCCACTACATGGCGGTCCTTCTCGCCTTTTTCGGCAGCGGCAACAGCCATGCCAAGGGCGGCGGAGATTGAATTTGACGCATGTCCGCAGGTGAATGTGTCATAATCGCTTTCCTCTGGTGAGGGAAAAGGACGAACTCCCTTGAATTTACGGTTGGTGGAGAATGCTTCACGGCGTCCGGTCAGTATCTTGTGCCCGTATGCCTGATGGCCTACATCCCAGACTATGCGGTCGTACGGAGTATTGAATACGTAGTGCAAGGCAACGGTCAGCTCTACCGTGCCCAGACTGGCTGCGAAATGTCCGGGGTTACACGAAACCTCCTTTATAATGTCTTGCCTCAATTCTTTACAGACTTCAGGAAGCTCTTCTACGCTGAGTTGGCGTAAATCCTCGGGAAATGTAATGGTGCTAAGCAAGTTATATGTTGTTGGTTCTGTTCTCATTTCTAATCTGAAGATTACAAAATGCAAAAATAGCAAAAGAAAACGGATGACGGGAAGTTTTAGAAGGAAAAAAAGCCTCTTTTGTTCACTTCGGTTTTTACTTTCTCTGTATAAATTGCATTTCTTGTTCTGCCTATAATTAAGGAAAAAGATGCCTGATGGTAAATCGTTCCTCCATGGAGAAAATATTGTTCCATACTGGTAGAAAAATCGTTCCACCATGGTGGAACGATTTTTTCTCCATATAGGAATGATTTAGTTTTGGCAAGCAAAGATATTAATCCTTTCAAAGATTGACTTGTACTCTCGTATGTGTGCATCTATGATAAGAGATGCTTTAAACTTAACACTTGTTGAAAAATGCAACTTTGCAAACTATTTATTGCAACTTTTTTAGGAGCTTGGACTGTTGTTAATATAATATTATCTATATTTGCAAAGTAGAATATGTCCTATTTATCAATATGTTATACGATTATGAATTGTACATGATGGCATTCTTAGTTGTAATATGTGCCGGAATGGGGCGTAACCACGAATTGCTAAATGAATAAACAATGAATGATATGAAGAAAAAGTTTAACTTTGGAATTTTGGCTATTGTGAGCGTAGTGTTTTTTTCCGCTTGCGGTTCTGATAGCGATCTGTTCGACCCGGAAAAGGCGGTGGCTAAGAAAGAGGCACAGTATGCATCGGCTTTCGTGCGGAAGTATGGAAAAATTGCAGTTAATCAGGATTGGGGATTTGGGGTAACACCGACAACGCGTGTTGCTAACACTAATAGCAATCAATGGAGAGATTTTGCGGAAGTACCGGGGAGTGTTACGGCTATAGAAAAAGAAGTGGTTACGAAATGGTTTGAAACACATCAGAATCCACAATCCATTGGTGTGGATTGGACCGACTTTTTTGTTCAACATGTAAGTGGCTCACGCTCTGATATGGATTTTTTGGTTGCGGCATCAGATGATCATATCAATAATTTTAATGCTGCTGAGGGAGCTATAATGCTAATGCAGAATAGTGGGACGTCTTCTTTTGGCTATAGGGCTTCTCTGGATAGTAAAATGCACTATAATTATACTATACAATATATTGAGGGTGCTTATTATGTGGGATTTGACTTTGAAGCTACCGGCCAGAACCCAAATCAACAAGTAGCTGCAGATGGGTATTATAGTGATTGGATTGTAAAGATCTCTCCGGCCGTATATACAAATGCGTACAGAATCATAGCGGAAGACCTTGGAGACAGTGACGATTTTGATTTCAACGATGTCGTGTTTGATGTAGCGACCAATGGAGGAACAACTATCATTACCCTGCAGGCTGCGGGTGGTACTTTGCCTTTGTATATTGAGGTAGGCGGTGATAGTCGTGAAGTTCATGAGATCTTTAGTGTTTCTAGTACTACAATGATAAATACGGGTGCTGGAGCAACTAAGGCTCCGGTGATGTATAGAGTTAACGGTACTGGTGCCGTAAATATCAAAGTGGAAGGTCAAAATGCTGAAGTATATACACTGAAAGCGGAGGTAGGCAAAGCTCCGCAGAAGATACGTGTAGAGACAAGATATGACTGGACTTCTGAGCGTCAGGCTATTAATAATAAATATCCAGATTTTGCAAATTGGGTGGCTGATCCTACGGTTAATTGGTATTAATGGAATATATAGTATTTAAGGTAGGTGATATAATGGAAGGTTATATTACCTGCCTTTTTTATGTTTCGACCGTTATATATTGAAATTTACTATCTTTGTGGCGTAGCAAGTAGGTTGGTACATCCTTTTTCCCGAATGTGAATGTTTTTTTATTCCGAGCTTATGAATCTTTATACGCCTGTAGAAGTAGTTTCCGGTATGCCCCTTCTTTCGCAAGAGAATAATCTGTTGCTGATGGGTTCTTGTTTTGCATCCGAGATGGGACAAAGGCTGGCGGATGCCAAGTTCTGTTGTGACGTCAATCCTTATGGTGTGCTTTATAATCCTTTTTCCATTTCTGTGGCATTGCGTGAAATCATTGCGGGCAAATGCTACAATGAAAACGACATTTTCCTCTTTCATGGACTTTGGCACAGTGCCATGCATCATGGTAGCTTCTCCTCAGTCTCTGCAGAGGAAACATTGGCAGGTATTAACGGACGTTTGAAAAGCGCCCATGAAAGATTGGATCGGTTGGATTGTCTGCTACTGACTTTCGGCTCTGCTTGGGTATATGAAAATAAAAAGACGGGAACTATAGTTGCCAACTGCCATAAGCAACCTGAGTCTTGCTTTACTCGTCACATGCTTTCCGTCAGTGAAATAGTGTCTGACTACACCTCTTTGCTTTCCGGTTTGCTGGCGCGGATTCCCCGGCTGAAAATATTGTTTACCGTCAGCCCCATCCGCCACGTGCGTGACGGAATGCATGCCAACCAGCTCAGTAAAGCTACCTTGCTGCTTGCCGTGAATCAGTTGCAAGCCACTTTCCCAAAACATGTTTTCTATTTTCCGGCATACGAGCTGTTGCTCGACGAGCTTCGTGACTATCGCTTCTATGCAGGAGACATGGTGCATCCTTCTGAAATAGCCATTCGCTATATCTGGGAAAGGTTTATTCGGTCGTGCATCTCTGCCGATGCGTTACGGATTATGGAAGAAAGTGAAAATATCCGTAAGATGTTGTCGCATAAGCCATTTTATCCTGCTTCAGAAGAGTATAAGCGTTTTTTAGGACAAATTGTGTTAAAAATAGACCAACTTAACGGAAAATACCCGTACTTAGATTTCCAAAAAGAGAGAGAAATATGTCGTATTCGATTGAAAGCATAACCGAAAGTATTGGCGCACGGCGTGTGGGAAACGTGCCGGCTACCATAGACTGGCTGCTCACAGACAGCCGTTCCCTGAATTTTCCTGAGGAAACATTATTCTTTGCCTTGACCACCAAGAGGAATGACGGTGCGCGCTATATCGCAGATTTATATGCCCGTGGAGTACGTAATTTTGTGCTTAGCGAAGAAAGCTTTAGATTAATTGAGCATGGAGAATTGAAAATTGATAATGATGCGCAGCAACCCGCTATCCATTTTCAATCTTCCACTGTCAACTACCTTATTGTTTCCAATCCGCTGAAAGCCCTGCAAAAACTGGCAGAACAGCATAGGAACCGGTTCCAGATACCAGTCATCGGTATTACGGGAAGCAACGGAAAGACAGTTGTGAAGGAATGGCTGCACCAGTTGCTCAGTCCGGAACGTGCCATTATCCGTTCTCCCCGTAGTTATAACTCCCAGATTGGAGTACCTTTGTCTGTGTGGCAGATGAACGAACAGTCTGAACTTGCTATTTTTGAAGCCGGTATTTCCGAACCGGGGGAAATGCGCGCTTTGCAGAACATCATTAAGCCTACCATAGGCATCCTGACCAATATAGGAGGGGCTCACCAGGAAAATTTCTTCTCGTTACAGGAGAAGTGTATGGAGAAGTTGATGCTTTTCAAGAATTGTGATGTAGTGATTTATAATGGTGACGATGAGTTCGTCAGCAACTGTGTGGCGAAGTCCATGCTTTCTGCACGTGAGATTGCGTGGAGCCGGAAGGATATGGAACGTCCTTTATATATAAGTAAAGTGGAGAAACAGGATGACTGTACTGTCATTTCCTATCGTTATCTGGATATGGACAATACGTTTACCTTGCCGTTCATAGATGATGCTTCCATCGAGAACTCGCTGAACTGTCTGGCCGCATGCCTCTATCTGATGCTTCCTGCCGAACGGATTACGGAACGTATGGCAAAGCTGGAACCCATCGCCATGCGTTTGGAAGTCAAGGAGGGAAAAAACAACTGTCTGTTGATTAACGACAGTTATAATTCTGACCTTGGCTCATTGGATATTGCACTCGATTTTCTTTACCGCCGTTCGCAAAGTAAGGGATTGAGGCGGACCTTGATTCTTTCGGATATATTGGAGACCGGTCAGAATACGCCGACACTTTACCGACAAGTGGCACAGCTGGTAAACAGCCGCGGCATTGAACGCATCATAGGTGTAGGAAATGAAATCTCTTCCTGCGCTGCACGCTTTAATATAGAGAAGACCTTTTATCCGGATACGGCAGCTTTGATACGCACTATCCAGCGTGGGGAACTGCGCCTTGAAAACGAAATTATTCTGATTAAGGGTGCACGTAAGTTCGGTTTTGACTCCTTGACGGAAGTATTGGAGAAGAAGGTGCACGAAACTATCCTGGAGGTTAATCTTGGAGCGATGATTGCCAATCTGAACTATTATCGTGGCAAGTTGAAGCCGGAAACAAAGATGGTCTGCATGGTGAAAGCCTCCGCTTACGGTGCAGGTTCTTATGAGATAGCCAAGACTTTGCAGGAACATCATGTCGATTATCTTGCTGTGGCAGTTGCCGACGAAGGCTCCGAACTCCGCAAAGCGGGTATCACAGCGAACATCATTATCATGAATCCTGAGATGACTGCTTTCAAGACCATGTTCGATTACAAGCTGGAGCCCGAAGTATATAGCTTCCATCTGCTGGACGCTTTGATTAAAGAAGCGGAAAAGGAAGGTATCACAAACTTCCCCATCCACATAAAGCTGGATACCGGTATGCACCGCCTGGGGTTTGCTCTGGAGGATATGCCCCGGCTGATAGAACGGCTGAAGGGACAGAATGCCGTGATTGCCCGTTCCGTCTTCTCACATTTGGTAGGGAGCGATTCGCAGCAATTCGACAGTTTTACACGCCGGCAGATAGAAATGTTCGAAAAAGCGTCCATGGAATTGCAGGGAGCTTTTCCGCATAAGATACTTCGCCATATCTGCAATTCTGCAGGTATCGAGCGTTTCCCGGGGGCGCAATTCGATATGGTGCGTCTGGGTATCGGTCTTTATGGTGTCAATCCCATAGACAATTCCATTATGAATAATGTGAGCACGTTAAAGACTACCATCCTCCAAATACGTGATGTTCCTGAAGAGGATACGGTTGGGTATAGCCGGAAAGGGCATCTCACCCGTCCGTCACGTATAGCGGCTCTTCCCATTGGTTATGCCGACGGTCTGAATCGCCATCTTGGAAACGGACATGCCTATTGTCTTGTAAACGGCCAACGGGCTGTCTATGTAGGGAATATCTGCATGGATGTCTGTATGATTGATGTAACGGACATCGATTGCAAGGAGGGTGACAGTGTGGAAATTTTTGGTAATCATCTGCCTATAACCGTTCTTTCCGATGCGCTTGCAACTATTCCTTATGAGGTGTTGACAAGCGTTTCTACGCGGGTAAAACGTGTTTATTATCAAGACTGAAGATAGGGGGCAGGGATTAGGGGATGGAGATTACAATAAAATTAATCCTTAATCCTTAATCCCTAATCCTTAATTTTTCTATCTTTGCATTATAATTAATCAGATATAACTATGACAAACTTACTTTTATTAGGCTTTCTGCCCAGCGGCTCCGAATGGATAATTATTGCATTGGTCATCTTACTATTGTTTGGCGGTAAGAAAATTCCCGAATTGATGCGTGGTTTGGGCAAAGGAGTGAAGAGCTTCAAGGATGGTGTGAATGAAGCCAAAGAAGAGATAAACAAGGCTCAGGAAGATTTGGATAAACCAGCTGAAAAGAAATAAAAGGATTTACTATTTGACTATTTACGATTTACTATTTGATACTCTGCAAATTGCAGAAGTATGGGTAGACTTGTTATCTTTCATTCCACTGCGTAGCCCAAATAGTAAATCGTAAAATAGTAAATGCATTGGTGTTTATGGCAGAAAAAGAGCTAACCTTTTGGGATCACTTGGACGAGTTGCGCCGGGTACTGTTTCGTGTGCTTGGTGTGTGGTTTGTATTGGCTATCGGTTATTTTATTGCCATGCCTTATCTGTTTGACAACGTGATACTGGCTCCTTGCCATAACGACTTTGTTTTCTATGACCTGCTCCGTTGGATAGGGCAGAAATTGGATTTGAAGGATGAATTCTTTACTCAAGAGTTTCATGTGAAACTCATCAATATCAATCTTGCCGCACCGTTCTTTGTCCACATGTCTACCGCTTTCTGGATGTCGGTGGTTACGGCTGCTCCTTATATATTCTATGAAATCTGGCGCTTTGTAAGCCCTGCCCTTTATCCAAACGAGCGTAAAGGGGTGAGGAAAGCGCTGGGTATAGGTACGGTGATGTTTTTCATCGGTGTGTCGCTGGGGTATTTTATGGTCTATCCACTGACTTTGCGTTTCCTTTCTACTTATCAATTGAGTGCAGCCATCGAGAATCAAATTTCCCTGAACTCGTACATTGACAATTTCATGATGCTGGTGCTTTGCATGGGGCTGGCATTCGAACTGCCGCTGGTGACATGGCTGCTTTCCCTGCTGGGACTGGTGCACAAGACCTTTTTGCGGAAATACCGCCGTCATGCTGTTGT
This genomic window contains:
- a CDS encoding GSCFA domain-containing protein; its protein translation is MNLYTPVEVVSGMPLLSQENNLLLMGSCFASEMGQRLADAKFCCDVNPYGVLYNPFSISVALREIIAGKCYNENDIFLFHGLWHSAMHHGSFSSVSAEETLAGINGRLKSAHERLDRLDCLLLTFGSAWVYENKKTGTIVANCHKQPESCFTRHMLSVSEIVSDYTSLLSGLLARIPRLKILFTVSPIRHVRDGMHANQLSKATLLLAVNQLQATFPKHVFYFPAYELLLDELRDYRFYAGDMVHPSEIAIRYIWERFIRSCISADALRIMEESENIRKMLSHKPFYPASEEYKRFLGQIVLKIDQLNGKYPYLDFQKEREICRIRLKA
- the trkA gene encoding Trk system potassium transporter TrkA encodes the protein MKIIIAGAGAVGTHLAKLLSREKQDIILMDDNEEKLSTLNSNFDLMTATASPTSIKGLKEVGVREADLFIAVTPDESRNMTACMLANNLGAQKTVARIDNYEYLLPKNKEFFQKLGVDSLIYPEMLAAKEIVSSIRMSWVRQWWEFCGGALILIGTKIREKAEILDIPLHKLGGPELPYHVVAIKRGSETLIPRGDDTIKLHDIVYFTTIRKYVPYIRKIAGKEDYADVRNVMIMGGSRIAVRTAQYVPDYMQVKIVDNDLNRCNRLTELLDDRTMIINGDGRDMDLLVEEGLKNTEAFVALTGNSETNILACLAAKRMGVSKTVAEVENIDYIGMAESLDIGTVINKKMIAASHIYQMMLDADVSNVKCLTFANADVAEFTVKAGSKITKHPVKDLGLPKGTTIGGLIRQGEGVVVMGNTLIQPGDHVVVFCLNMMIKKIEKYFN
- the tatC gene encoding twin-arginine translocase subunit TatC, which translates into the protein MAEKELTFWDHLDELRRVLFRVLGVWFVLAIGYFIAMPYLFDNVILAPCHNDFVFYDLLRWIGQKLDLKDEFFTQEFHVKLININLAAPFFVHMSTAFWMSVVTAAPYIFYEIWRFVSPALYPNERKGVRKALGIGTVMFFIGVSLGYFMVYPLTLRFLSTYQLSAAIENQISLNSYIDNFMMLVLCMGLAFELPLVTWLLSLLGLVHKTFLRKYRRHAVVIIVIASAIITPTGDPFTLTVVAVPLYLLYELSILMIKDKKTDDEAEEVETEE
- the dxs gene encoding 1-deoxy-D-xylulose-5-phosphate synthase, which produces MRTEPTTYNLLSTITFPEDLRQLSVEELPEVCKELRQDIIKEVSCNPGHFAASLGTVELTVALHYVFNTPYDRIVWDVGHQAYGHKILTGRREAFSTNRKFKGVRPFPSPEESDYDTFTCGHASNSISAALGMAVAAAEKGEKDRHVVAIIGDGSMSGGLAFEGLNNASSTPNNLLIILNDNDMSIDRSVGGMKQYLFNLTTSNRYNQLRFKTSRLLFKMGLLNEDRRKALIRFANSLKSMAAQQQNIFEGMNIRYFGPINGHDVKNIARVLRDIKDMQGPKILHLHTVKGKGFEPAEKNPDIWHAPGKFDPKTGKRLKADTSNLPPLYQDVFGETLVELAKENPRIVGVTPAMPTGCSMNKLMDTMPDRAFDVGIAEGHAATFSGGMAKEGMQPFCNIYSSFMQRAYDNVIHDIALLRLPVVLCLDRAGLVGEDGPTHHGVFDLAYFRPIPNLTISSPMDEHELRRLMYTAQLSDKGPFVIRYPRGRGVLLDWKCPLEEIPVGKGRKLKEGKDLAVITLGPIGNVAARAIERAEKDKGISIAHYDLRFLKPLDEALLHEVGLNFQHVVTIEDGVKKGGMGSAILEFMADNDYIPHIRRIGVPDAFIEHGTIQELHHLCGMDEEGIYNQLIIDS
- a CDS encoding Sec-independent protein translocase subunit TatA/TatB, whose translation is MTNLLLLGFLPSGSEWIIIALVILLLFGGKKIPELMRGLGKGVKSFKDGVNEAKEEINKAQEDLDKPAEKK
- a CDS encoding bifunctional UDP-N-acetylmuramoyl-tripeptide:D-alanyl-D-alanine ligase/alanine racemase, which produces MSYSIESITESIGARRVGNVPATIDWLLTDSRSLNFPEETLFFALTTKRNDGARYIADLYARGVRNFVLSEESFRLIEHGELKIDNDAQQPAIHFQSSTVNYLIVSNPLKALQKLAEQHRNRFQIPVIGITGSNGKTVVKEWLHQLLSPERAIIRSPRSYNSQIGVPLSVWQMNEQSELAIFEAGISEPGEMRALQNIIKPTIGILTNIGGAHQENFFSLQEKCMEKLMLFKNCDVVIYNGDDEFVSNCVAKSMLSAREIAWSRKDMERPLYISKVEKQDDCTVISYRYLDMDNTFTLPFIDDASIENSLNCLAACLYLMLPAERITERMAKLEPIAMRLEVKEGKNNCLLINDSYNSDLGSLDIALDFLYRRSQSKGLRRTLILSDILETGQNTPTLYRQVAQLVNSRGIERIIGVGNEISSCAARFNIEKTFYPDTAALIRTIQRGELRLENEIILIKGARKFGFDSLTEVLEKKVHETILEVNLGAMIANLNYYRGKLKPETKMVCMVKASAYGAGSYEIAKTLQEHHVDYLAVAVADEGSELRKAGITANIIIMNPEMTAFKTMFDYKLEPEVYSFHLLDALIKEAEKEGITNFPIHIKLDTGMHRLGFALEDMPRLIERLKGQNAVIARSVFSHLVGSDSQQFDSFTRRQIEMFEKASMELQGAFPHKILRHICNSAGIERFPGAQFDMVRLGIGLYGVNPIDNSIMNNVSTLKTTILQIRDVPEEDTVGYSRKGHLTRPSRIAALPIGYADGLNRHLGNGHAYCLVNGQRAVYVGNICMDVCMIDVTDIDCKEGDSVEIFGNHLPITVLSDALATIPYEVLTSVSTRVKRVYYQD